CCTGACCCCCGAAGCCGCCCCTAAGCTCAAACCATGACCCTGACCGCCAGCGACGTCCGAACGGCCGTGTTCTCCGCGCCGCCCCTCTTCCGGCGCGGCTACAACGAGGACCAGGTCGACGAGTTCCTCGACAGGGTCGTGGACCGCCTGGAGGACAGGGGTTACCTCAATGCCGACGACGTGCGCGAAGTGCGGTTCGGCAGGCCGGCGCTGGGGAAGCGCGGCTACAACAAGGACGACGTCGAGGCTCTGCTCGAACTCATCGCCGCGACGTTCGACACGCTTCCCCGCCGGCGTATCCCCGATCAGAACATGTAGCGCAGGATGCTCTCGGCCACGCAGGCCGGCTTGTCGCTGCCCTCGACCTCGAACGTGGTCGCGACGGTCAACTGCAGCGCGCCGTTGCCGAGGTCCTCGACCTTCTGCAGCGTGGCGGTCGCGCGGACCTTCGATCCGACCGGCACGGGCGAGGGGAAGCGAACCTTGTTCAGGCCGTAGTTGATCGCCAGCTTGATGCCCTCGACGGAGAAGATCTGGTGCATCAGGACCGGCACCAGCGACAGCGTCATGAAGCCGTGGGCGATGGTCTGGCCGAAGGGCCCCTTGGCGGCCTTCTCGGGATCGACGTGGATCCACTGGTGGTCACCGGTGGCGTCGGCGAACTGGTTGACGGCCTCCTGGGTGATGGTCAGCCAGTCACTGGTGCCCAGTTCCTGGCCCTCGGCGGCCTGCAGTTCCGCTGCGGAGGTGAAGGTGCGCATGAGCGGTTCCTCTCTACTTTGTTGGAGTTGGTGTACTTGCCGTTTCGCGCGCCGCGATGACGCCTTCCTGAACCAGGGTCGCGCACACGTCGCCGTTGGCCCCGATCAGGCTCGCGGTGACGACGCCGCGTCCGCGGGCCCCGGCGGGGGAACGTGACTCCAGCAGGTTCCACCGCTCGACCCGGAGGGGCCGGTGGAACCAGACGGAGGCGTCGGTCGTGCCACTTCGATGCGTGCGGTCACGCATCGTGTGGCCGTGAACCCGAAGGGCCGGGTCGATCATGTAGACGTCGGTGACGAACAGCGCAAGGCACGCATGTGTGAGCGGATCGTCAGGCACCGGAACCGTTGTGCGCCACCAGAGTCGGCGCACGAAGTCCTGCCCCTCGCCCGCGTCCGACATCCTGATGTCGAGTTCGTCGAGTGGCAGTCCGGGCGCAGGACCCGCGGGCCCGCTGGCCTCGAGACCTTCGGGATCCTGCGGCAGTGGATCGACGTGGCCGTGCTCGGGCCCGTCCATGGATCGCGAGAAGGACACCGTCGCGGTGGTCATGATGCGGCCCGCCTGACGAGCCACCACCCGCCGAGTCTTGGCGGTGCGTCCGTCGTACGTGCGCTCGACCTCGTAGGCCGTGGGCTCGGTGGGATCACCACCGCGCAGGAACGTCAGGTGCAGGCTCGTGGGCAGCGCCTCGGCGTCGTCGACGGTGCGGGCCGCGGCGGCCAGCGACTGGGCCAAGAACTGGCCGCCGTAGGCCCGTTTGCCCGCCGGACCATGGCCGACGCCGGCCCAGACGTCGGGTTCCCCACCGCGCAGGGCGAGGATCTCCAGCAGTGCGCTCATGGCGCCCCGTCGACGGATGGCCCTGCCACAGTTCCGGTTTCAGTGAGGGTCGCGACGTCTGCGGCGGACATCCCCAGACGTCCGGTGAGCACGGCCTCGGTGTGGTCCCCGAGGGCCGGTGCGGGCACCGCAGGCGAGTGGGCGCCGTCGACGATCAGCGGCAGGCCAGGCGCGAGGTGCTGGCCGACCCGGGGCTGATCCAGCAGCGAGAACAGTGGATTGGCCGTGACTTTCGGGTCGGCACTGGCTTCGGTGAAGGTGCGGTAGCGCTCCCACAGAATCGACGTGCCGGCCAGGCCCGCGGCGATCTCGTCGCCGGTGTGCTCGGCGAACCACACGCTGAACAGCCCGGTCAGCGCTTCGCGATGCCGGTAGCGCTGCCCCTCGTCGTTGAAGTCAGCCTCGAGCGCCTCGGCAAGCGCGGCAACGGCTTTGGCGGTGCCGGTGAGTTCGGTCAGATCGCGGAAGTGCCGCGGGGTCAGGGCCACCAGCATGAAGGAGACTCTGTCGGCGCTGGTGAAGTTCGCGCCGTACTGGCCGTAGAGCGAGTTGCCCAGGCGCTGCCGCTGCGAACCGGTGATCATGGGTTCGGTCAGGAAACCCAGATTGCCCGCGGTGGCCAGGGCGACGTCCTCCAACGGCAGCCTGATCCGACTGCCTGCCCCCGTGGTGTCGCGGTGGCGGAGGGCGCTGACGATGCCCAGTGCCGCGTACAGCCCGCACGCGACATCCCAGGCCGGCAGCACATGGTTGACCGGACCGGCCTCGGTCGCGGGCCCCGTCACGAGGGGGAATCCGACGCCCGCGTTCACGGTGTAGTCCACGCCGGTGCCGCCGTCGGCCCGACCGGACACCTCGAGATGGATCAGGTCGGGTCGGCGGGCGAGCAGTGCGTCGTAGCCATGCCAGTCCCGTCCCACGACGTTGGTGATGAGGATGCCGCCTTTGGGACCGCCCTCGGCGATGAGGCGGGCGATGACTTCCTGGCCTTCGGTTGAGCGCATGTCGACCGCGACCGACTGTTTGCCCTTGTTGAGCCCGGCCCAGTAGATGCTGGTGCCCTCGTCGGTCAGGGGCCAGCGGCGATAGTCGGCGGCGCCGCCGATCGGGTCGACCCGGATGACCTCGGCGCCCAGTTGGGCCAGCGTCATCCCGGCCAACGGCACGGCGACGAAACTCGAGATCTCGACAATCCGCACACCCGCGAGCGGACTGATCGATATCGGGGCTTCGGTCATGCTGACTCCCTATGCGGATCCGACGAGGCCGACATCACTTCGGCGTCAGTCAACCAGGACCGGCGTGACACCCGACATTCCGGTACCGCTGGCGCCTATCCTTCCCTTCGTGAGGTCTCGGATTGACGCGGCGATTGAGCGTGCCCTCGATGCACGTCAGCGTGAGGCCACCGAGGAGGTCGAGCGGATTCTGACCGCCGCGCTCGCGGTCGTCGAGCGCACTGCCCCCGCTCCCCCCAAGGTCAGCGACATCGTGGCGGCCGCGAGCACGTCCAATGCCGCGTTCTACCGGTATTTCACCGGCAAGGACGAACTGCTTCTGGCCCTGATGGAACGCGGTGTCGGCATCACCGCGGCCTACCTGGCCCGTGAGATGGCCCGCCACGACGACGCGGCAGCCAAGATCCGGGCGTGGATCGTGGGCGCGCTCGGCCAGGTCGGGGATCCGCGCCGCACCGAACGCAGTCGCGCCGTGCTGAGCCAGTTCGCCTCGATCCCCGACGGACAGATCACCGCCCCGATGCGCGACCTGTTGGTGGAGCCATTGATCAGCCTCGGCTCTGTCGACCCCGAACGCGACGCGGACGCGCTGTTCACCACAGTCAGCGGAACCCTCCGGCGCCACGCCGCGGCGATCACCTCACCGACCCCCGAGGAGATCGACCACCTGGTGCGCTTCTGCCTGGCCGCCGTCGACGCCGAAGGGACGCACTGATGGCGATCGACCCCGGACAGGTGTCACTGACCGGCCGAGTGGCGGTGGTCACCGGCGGCGGAGCGGGCATCGGACGCGGGATCGCCGAAGGCCTGCGGGCATTTGGCGCCGAGGTGGCGATCTGGGATCGTGAACCCGAAAGCTGCCGCGCGGCCGCCGAATCTCTGTCAGCGCTGGGCCTCACCGTCGACGTCCGCGACGAGTCGGCCGTCGATGACGCGCTGAGTCGCACCCGGGCCGAACTCGGCACGCCGTCAATCCTGGTCAACAACGCCGGCGGCGTGTTCCGGTCGCCGCTGCTGGACACTTCCGCCAACGGCTGGGATGCCCTGTACCGCAGCAACCTTCGGCACGTCCTGCTGTGCACGCAGCGCGTGGCCCGCGAGATGGTGGCCGCGGGCCTGCCCGGCAGCATCATCAACGTCACCTCGATCGAGGGCGTGCGCGCCGCCCCCGGGTATGCGGCATACGCGGCGGCCAAGGCCGGCGTCATCAACTACACCCAGACCGCGGCCCTTGAACTGGCGCCGCACGGCATCAGGGTCAACGCGCTGGCCCCCGACATCACGCTGACCGAGGGGTTGGCGGCGCTCGCGACTGAGGACCACGCCGAGCGGCTGGCCCAGATCGTCCCCACAGGCCGCCCCGGCCACGTCGACGACCTCGCGGGCGCGGCGGTGTTCCTGGCTTCTGAACTGTCGTCCTACATCACGGGCCAGACCCTGCACGTCGACGGCGGCACCCACGCCGCCAGTGGCTGGTACCACCATCCCGGCACCGGCGACTACGTCCTCGGACCGCAGTGACATGCGACTGCTGATCATCTCCGACACGCACGTACCCACGCGCGCCAAGGACCTG
The DNA window shown above is from Mycolicibacterium confluentis and carries:
- a CDS encoding DivIVA domain-containing protein yields the protein MTLTASDVRTAVFSAPPLFRRGYNEDQVDEFLDRVVDRLEDRGYLNADDVREVRFGRPALGKRGYNKDDVEALLELIAATFDTLPRRRIPDQNM
- a CDS encoding MaoC family dehydratase, which encodes MRTFTSAAELQAAEGQELGTSDWLTITQEAVNQFADATGDHQWIHVDPEKAAKGPFGQTIAHGFMTLSLVPVLMHQIFSVEGIKLAINYGLNKVRFPSPVPVGSKVRATATLQKVEDLGNGALQLTVATTFEVEGSDKPACVAESILRYMF
- a CDS encoding acyl-CoA thioesterase is translated as MSALLEILALRGGEPDVWAGVGHGPAGKRAYGGQFLAQSLAAAARTVDDAEALPTSLHLTFLRGGDPTEPTAYEVERTYDGRTAKTRRVVARQAGRIMTTATVSFSRSMDGPEHGHVDPLPQDPEGLEASGPAGPAPGLPLDELDIRMSDAGEGQDFVRRLWWRTTVPVPDDPLTHACLALFVTDVYMIDPALRVHGHTMRDRTHRSGTTDASVWFHRPLRVERWNLLESRSPAGARGRGVVTASLIGANGDVCATLVQEGVIAARETASTPTPTK
- a CDS encoding CoA transferase, whose protein sequence is MTEAPISISPLAGVRIVEISSFVAVPLAGMTLAQLGAEVIRVDPIGGAADYRRWPLTDEGTSIYWAGLNKGKQSVAVDMRSTEGQEVIARLIAEGGPKGGILITNVVGRDWHGYDALLARRPDLIHLEVSGRADGGTGVDYTVNAGVGFPLVTGPATEAGPVNHVLPAWDVACGLYAALGIVSALRHRDTTGAGSRIRLPLEDVALATAGNLGFLTEPMITGSQRQRLGNSLYGQYGANFTSADRVSFMLVALTPRHFRDLTELTGTAKAVAALAEALEADFNDEGQRYRHREALTGLFSVWFAEHTGDEIAAGLAGTSILWERYRTFTEASADPKVTANPLFSLLDQPRVGQHLAPGLPLIVDGAHSPAVPAPALGDHTEAVLTGRLGMSAADVATLTETGTVAGPSVDGAP
- a CDS encoding TetR/AcrR family transcriptional regulator is translated as MLPFVRSRIDAAIERALDARQREATEEVERILTAALAVVERTAPAPPKVSDIVAAASTSNAAFYRYFTGKDELLLALMERGVGITAAYLAREMARHDDAAAKIRAWIVGALGQVGDPRRTERSRAVLSQFASIPDGQITAPMRDLLVEPLISLGSVDPERDADALFTTVSGTLRRHAAAITSPTPEEIDHLVRFCLAAVDAEGTH
- a CDS encoding SDR family NAD(P)-dependent oxidoreductase; this encodes MAIDPGQVSLTGRVAVVTGGGAGIGRGIAEGLRAFGAEVAIWDREPESCRAAAESLSALGLTVDVRDESAVDDALSRTRAELGTPSILVNNAGGVFRSPLLDTSANGWDALYRSNLRHVLLCTQRVAREMVAAGLPGSIINVTSIEGVRAAPGYAAYAAAKAGVINYTQTAALELAPHGIRVNALAPDITLTEGLAALATEDHAERLAQIVPTGRPGHVDDLAGAAVFLASELSSYITGQTLHVDGGTHAASGWYHHPGTGDYVLGPQ